One genomic region from Amaranthus tricolor cultivar Red isolate AtriRed21 chromosome 12, ASM2621246v1, whole genome shotgun sequence encodes:
- the LOC130828572 gene encoding uncharacterized protein LOC130828572 — protein sequence MASYIYFAEQYCWIFSTINNQTIQVMELNIYDLLQDFIRTKNDHSTFKINNDDLKTIFEQVIESLNQLSIVNNNVNDNNLKKSSLSENDEVYLRFRKKAFEMTSIAKYLSQSFTNASSRGDYSLAKQLCQKSKAAWQAVHKLHAEAANNIFQIKNKNNGMMKIDLHGLHPFEAIEETRKRLILIETNLEIILTLSSDSNKEPIWLKVITGIGKHSHGVAKLPTAVRTFLTDKG from the exons atgGCTTCATACATTTATTTCGCTGAACAATATTGTTGGATTTTTTCTAcgatcaacaatcaaacaattcAAGTTATGGAGCTTAATATTTATGATCTTCTTCAAGATTTTATTCGAACAAAAAACGATCACtcaacttttaaaattaataatgacgaTTTGAAAACTATATTTGAACAAGTTATTGAAAGTCTCAATCAACTTTCAATAGTGAACAATAATGTTAATGATAACAATCTAAAAAAGTCGTCCTTATCAGAAAATGATGAAGTGTATTTAAGATTCAGAAAAAAAGCATTTGAAATGACCag CATAGCAAAATATCTGTCTCAAAGTTTTACAAATGCTTCCTCGAGAGGTGATTACAGTTTGGCAAAGCAACTTTGTCAAAAAAGTAAAGCAGCATGGCAAGCTGTTCATAAACTCCATGCAGAGGCTGCGAACAACATCttccaaataaaaaacaaaaacaatggaATGATGAAGATCGACTTGCATGGTCTTCATCCTTTTGAAGCAATTGAAGAAACGAGAAAACGTCTCATTTTAATTGAAACCAACTTGGAAATAATACTTACTTTATCCTCGGATTCTAATAAAGAACCAATTTGGTTGAAAGTTATTACGG gtATAGGAAAACATAGTCATGGAGTGGCTAAGCTTCCGACGGCTGTGAGGACCTTCCTTACTGATAAAGGGTAA